In Kordiimonas sp. SCSIO 12610, the following are encoded in one genomic region:
- a CDS encoding septal ring lytic transglycosylase RlpA family protein yields MYKSLSLILFLLFLAACSTTPSVRPPNDNELPKGDQGGAQKVGKPYKIAGKWYYPKEDPTYDEVGLASWYGRQFHGRKTANGEVYNMNSLTAAHKTLPLPSFVKVTNLANGRSIVLRVNDRGPFIDSRIIDVSRRGAQLLGFQKQGVTRVRVQASDANGNVVNPLPTRQYAEAPDDAEVTHFVQIGSFSKKSSADEQARMVLRAGETPKIYETIIDGRKLWRVRIGPLLSRNLAQEILDRLVGRGFYETRIFTEQKR; encoded by the coding sequence GTGTATAAAAGCCTGTCCTTAATCCTATTTCTTTTGTTTTTGGCGGCTTGTTCGACAACGCCTTCCGTGCGCCCACCGAATGATAATGAACTTCCAAAAGGGGATCAAGGCGGCGCCCAAAAGGTTGGTAAGCCCTATAAAATTGCTGGAAAATGGTATTACCCTAAAGAAGACCCAACCTATGATGAGGTTGGTTTGGCATCATGGTACGGCAGGCAATTTCACGGTAGAAAAACAGCGAACGGTGAAGTTTACAATATGAATTCACTGACTGCGGCGCATAAAACTCTACCGCTTCCAAGTTTTGTTAAAGTCACCAATCTGGCGAACGGCCGCTCAATCGTTCTTCGGGTGAATGACCGTGGCCCTTTTATTGATAGCCGGATTATCGATGTGTCCCGGCGCGGCGCCCAGTTACTTGGCTTCCAAAAGCAGGGGGTTACCCGCGTACGTGTTCAGGCCTCCGATGCGAACGGCAATGTTGTAAATCCTTTGCCAACGCGTCAATATGCCGAAGCGCCAGATGACGCAGAGGTCACGCATTTTGTACAAATTGGGTCTTTTAGTAAAAAATCCAGTGCAGATGAGCAGGCACGCATGGTGCTGAGGGCAGGGGAAACACCTAAAATATATGAAACCATCATTGATGGCCGTAAATTATGGCGGGTTAGGATTGGCCCGCTTCTCAGCCGAAATTTAGCACAGGAAATCCTTGACCGATTGGTCGGTCGCGGGTTTTATGAAACACGCATTTTTACCGAACAAAAAAGGTAG
- the tmk gene encoding dTMP kinase, translated as MTRGKFITFEGAEGVGKSTQIALLKEKLENQGISLVVSREPGGTAGGKLIRELLLKGDVSRWTAKTEALLMAADRAQHVEELVRPNLESGTWMILDRYYDSSIAYQGAGRGIGIEKVRALQEFATDGLRPDLTILLDMDLDVSLKRALSREGDNSDAEDRFERMDKSFHQTLKQTFLDLASKEQDRFKVVDAGRNIEVIADDIWSIVQKRFELSS; from the coding sequence ATGACTAGGGGTAAGTTCATTACCTTCGAAGGGGCTGAAGGGGTCGGAAAATCAACCCAAATTGCGCTATTGAAGGAAAAACTGGAAAATCAAGGGATTTCGTTAGTCGTAAGCCGTGAACCGGGTGGGACCGCAGGCGGCAAACTCATCAGGGAACTCCTTTTAAAAGGGGACGTTAGCCGTTGGACTGCGAAAACCGAAGCTTTACTTATGGCTGCCGATCGCGCCCAACATGTTGAGGAGCTAGTTCGTCCCAATCTTGAAAGCGGAACCTGGATGATACTCGACCGTTATTACGATAGTTCCATAGCATATCAAGGGGCAGGACGCGGTATTGGCATAGAGAAGGTTCGTGCACTCCAGGAGTTTGCAACTGATGGCCTTAGGCCTGATCTAACGATCCTGTTGGATATGGACCTCGATGTTAGCCTTAAGCGTGCCTTGTCACGTGAAGGAGATAACTCAGATGCAGAAGACCGGTTTGAGCGAATGGACAAAAGCTTTCATCAAACACTGAAGCAGACATTTCTCGATCTCGCCTCAAAGGAACAGGACCGATTTAAAGTTGTGGATGCCGGACGTAATATCGAGGTTATCGCTGATGATATCTGGAGTATTGTTCAAAAGCGCTTCGAGCTTTCATCATGA
- a CDS encoding TatD family hydrolase, which yields MSYIVDSHCHLNYKGIVEDQDAVINRARAAGVGCMLSINTKIREFDEVRTIAETHDDIFATVGIHPHEAENEPDVALDALLERAKHPKVVGIGETGLDYFYDNAPRDMQKVNFLTHIEAARMTGLPVIIHTRDADEDCVQILQDEMKKGEFKALIHCFTASQMLADAVLEIGMSISISGIVTFKNAKDLQATVKTIPMDKLLVETDSPFLAPVPHRGKTCEPAYVVDTAKYVAELKGIPFTELRDITTANFFNLFDKITPPKPVGAAA from the coding sequence ATGAGCTATATTGTCGATAGTCATTGCCATTTGAATTACAAAGGTATCGTAGAAGATCAGGATGCTGTCATTAATCGCGCCCGTGCGGCGGGTGTTGGCTGTATGCTCTCGATAAATACGAAAATTCGCGAATTTGATGAAGTTCGTACCATCGCGGAAACGCACGATGATATTTTCGCGACAGTTGGTATCCATCCCCATGAGGCTGAGAATGAACCCGATGTAGCTCTTGACGCACTATTAGAGCGGGCAAAGCATCCAAAGGTCGTGGGAATAGGTGAGACCGGTCTTGACTATTTTTATGATAATGCCCCGCGTGATATGCAGAAGGTTAATTTCCTGACGCATATTGAGGCTGCGCGGATGACAGGCTTGCCCGTTATTATCCATACACGTGATGCTGATGAAGACTGTGTGCAGATATTACAGGATGAAATGAAAAAGGGTGAATTTAAAGCGCTTATTCACTGTTTCACTGCCAGTCAGATGCTTGCGGATGCTGTTCTTGAAATAGGCATGAGTATTTCAATTTCAGGTATTGTTACTTTTAAAAACGCAAAAGACCTTCAAGCAACGGTCAAAACAATCCCGATGGATAAACTGTTGGTGGAAACAGACTCGCCGTTCCTTGCGCCGGTGCCGCACCGCGGTAAAACCTGTGAACCTGCTTATGTTGTTGATACCGCAAAATATGTGGCGGAGCTAAAGGGTATTCCGTTTACTGAACTACGGGATATCACCACAGCTAACTTTTTTAATCTCTTCGATAAAATTACACCTCCAAAACCAGTTGGCGCGGCAGCATGA
- the metG gene encoding methionine--tRNA ligase produces MTDRPSYYVTTPIYYVNDVPHIGHAYTTLASDVLARFKRLDGYDVMFLTGTDEHGQKVEKSAEKAGIDPQAFCDKVSARFRDLAEAMNFSNDQFIRTTEDRHKKAVQHLWNRLVDKGYIYEDKYAGWYSVRDEAFYAEDELAQGNNGKKLAPTGAPVEWVEEPSFFFKLSAFQDRLVEYYDANPDFVLPKSRLNEVRSFASGGLQDLSISRTTFSWGVPVPDVPGHIMYVWIDALANYLTALGYPDEENPDYSKFWPADLHMVGKDILRFHAVYWPAFLMAADMPLPKRIFAHGWWTNEGQKISKSLGNVIDPFELIDTFGLDAVRFFLLREVPFGNDGDFSRNSFVQRCNADLANGIGNLAQRTLSMIHKNCDGALPDFSELTSEDNELLNLPKVTLEKIRELMDRQAFNLAFDEIWRIVSAADGYISREEPWALKKTDIERMKTVLFVLADTIRQIGILMQPIMPDSADKLLNQLGVAERTFTQLGEAGRLKPGTSINKPQGVFPRLELVEEASA; encoded by the coding sequence ATGACTGACCGTCCTTCCTATTATGTTACGACGCCTATTTATTATGTAAACGATGTTCCACATATTGGCCACGCCTATACAACGCTTGCAAGTGATGTGCTCGCGCGTTTTAAACGGCTGGACGGATACGATGTCATGTTCCTGACTGGCACAGACGAGCACGGGCAGAAGGTTGAAAAGTCTGCTGAAAAGGCTGGCATCGATCCGCAAGCCTTTTGTGATAAGGTTTCAGCGCGCTTTCGTGACCTTGCTGAAGCAATGAATTTTTCCAATGATCAATTCATCCGAACTACCGAAGATCGGCACAAAAAGGCCGTTCAACACCTTTGGAATCGCTTGGTGGATAAAGGATATATCTACGAAGACAAGTACGCTGGTTGGTACAGTGTACGTGATGAAGCCTTTTATGCTGAGGATGAATTAGCTCAGGGTAATAACGGCAAAAAACTAGCCCCGACAGGAGCGCCAGTAGAATGGGTAGAAGAGCCGAGTTTCTTTTTCAAGTTATCGGCATTTCAAGATAGGTTAGTGGAGTATTATGATGCTAACCCCGATTTTGTTCTGCCAAAATCGCGCCTTAATGAAGTGAGAAGCTTTGCAAGCGGCGGCCTTCAAGATCTTTCAATCTCTCGGACAACCTTTTCTTGGGGCGTTCCTGTTCCTGATGTACCTGGGCATATCATGTACGTATGGATTGATGCGCTTGCAAATTACCTGACGGCGCTCGGGTACCCCGACGAAGAAAATCCAGATTACTCGAAATTTTGGCCTGCTGATTTGCATATGGTTGGTAAGGACATTCTTCGCTTCCATGCCGTTTACTGGCCTGCCTTCCTAATGGCTGCAGATATGCCCTTACCAAAGCGTATTTTTGCCCATGGTTGGTGGACAAACGAAGGCCAGAAGATTTCAAAATCCCTTGGCAACGTTATCGACCCATTTGAACTGATTGATACATTTGGGCTGGACGCAGTTCGTTTCTTCCTTTTGAGGGAAGTACCTTTTGGAAATGATGGTGATTTTTCAAGAAACAGTTTTGTCCAGCGCTGCAATGCCGATCTAGCAAATGGTATCGGTAATTTGGCTCAACGCACACTTTCGATGATTCATAAAAATTGTGATGGTGCACTTCCAGATTTTAGCGAATTAACAAGTGAAGATAATGAACTATTAAATTTACCTAAAGTAACACTTGAGAAAATACGTGAACTGATGGACCGACAAGCTTTCAACCTCGCGTTTGATGAAATCTGGCGTATTGTAAGTGCAGCTGACGGCTATATTTCACGGGAAGAGCCATGGGCGCTTAAGAAAACGGACATTGAGCGCATGAAAACGGTTCTTTTTGTTCTTGCAGATACAATTCGTCAGATTGGGATCTTAATGCAACCGATTATGCCGGACTCTGCGGATAAATTACTGAACCAGTTAGGTGTGGCTGAGCGTACATTTACCCAGTTGGGCGAGGCAGGGCGCCTTAAGCCAGGAACGTCGATTAACAAACCACAAGGTGTGTTCCCACGTTTGGAACTTGTTGAAGAAGCGAGTGCATAA
- a CDS encoding MBL fold metallo-hydrolase, with protein MKLTILGCGTSGGVPKMPEYWGACDPKNPKNRRLRASVLVEQDDTRLLIDTSPDLREQMLRAKVHALDAVFYTHDHADHTHGIDDLRGFFHVTREKIPVYGDEQTINLLRHRFDYIFNSQNGYPAMCRSNVLKGPKTVGNIKMIPFEQGHGNSISLGYRFGDMAYSTDLNRLPETAFDTLEGVKVWVVDALRYEPHPTHSHLEQTLAWIERLKPERAILTHMTWDMDYEELKNQLPEGVEVAYDGMVLEI; from the coding sequence ATGAAGCTAACTATTCTCGGTTGCGGCACCTCTGGTGGTGTTCCAAAGATGCCCGAATACTGGGGAGCCTGTGATCCGAAAAACCCTAAAAACCGTAGGCTTCGTGCTAGTGTTCTCGTAGAACAAGATGACACACGGCTGTTAATTGATACCAGTCCGGACCTTAGGGAACAAATGCTGCGTGCCAAGGTTCATGCGCTTGATGCCGTATTTTATACCCATGACCATGCGGACCATACGCACGGAATTGATGATCTTCGTGGTTTTTTCCATGTCACACGCGAAAAAATCCCTGTTTACGGTGATGAGCAAACGATCAACCTCTTAAGACACCGTTTTGACTATATCTTTAATAGTCAGAATGGATATCCTGCGATGTGCCGCTCGAATGTCCTGAAGGGCCCTAAAACTGTGGGCAATATTAAGATGATACCTTTTGAGCAAGGTCACGGCAATTCCATCAGTCTTGGGTATCGTTTTGGTGATATGGCCTATTCAACCGATTTAAACAGGCTACCCGAAACTGCATTTGACACACTTGAGGGTGTTAAAGTCTGGGTTGTTGATGCGCTTCGCTACGAACCCCATCCTACGCATTCTCATCTTGAGCAAACCCTTGCATGGATTGAACGATTAAAGCCAGAACGTGCGATCCTCACCCATATGACATGGGATATGGATTATGAAGAATTGAAGAATCAACTTCCTGAGGGCGTTGAAGTTGCATACGATGGGATGGTTCTGGAAATTTAA
- a CDS encoding TIGR02281 family clan AA aspartic protease, translating to MTGNPWRPDNDEKDNWRDDLNYYSNDSDQGRHHRNSSPRYMRLVVFLLGILLLFGGLAIAFPGDMIDTAYLIRGLVIIVIFGGAAVLWSQSSLLRLAKIAGLWVAIIGALSAVYLYKTDFNNSFMSAVDPSGISETEDGLIVHRSKDGHFWLRAYANNVPIRMMVDTGASNIVLSPEDAERIGMQLDDLSFNGIAHTANGEVSYARAKIDHIAFGDTRFNDVPVTVNGAKMNGSLLGLSVLNEFSSIEFRGDIMILRP from the coding sequence ATGACCGGGAATCCCTGGCGACCAGACAACGACGAAAAAGACAATTGGCGTGATGATTTAAATTATTACTCCAATGACTCTGATCAAGGTCGTCACCATCGGAACTCTTCACCACGCTATATGCGGCTTGTCGTATTTCTTTTGGGTATCCTCTTACTATTTGGTGGTCTGGCAATTGCATTTCCGGGTGATATGATTGATACAGCCTACCTGATCCGGGGCTTGGTGATTATTGTTATTTTCGGCGGCGCGGCAGTGCTATGGAGCCAAAGTAGTCTATTGCGGCTTGCCAAGATTGCAGGACTATGGGTTGCAATCATTGGGGCTCTATCTGCCGTTTACCTGTATAAAACTGATTTCAATAACAGTTTTATGAGCGCCGTTGACCCATCAGGTATTTCAGAAACCGAAGACGGGTTAATTGTTCATCGTTCCAAAGATGGGCATTTTTGGCTACGGGCATACGCAAACAATGTTCCTATTCGTATGATGGTCGATACTGGCGCTTCAAATATTGTTCTTAGTCCAGAAGATGCTGAACGGATTGGTATGCAACTTGATGATTTGAGCTTTAATGGCATTGCACATACCGCGAATGGCGAGGTTTCGTACGCACGAGCAAAAATTGACCATATTGCCTTTGGTGATACCCGCTTCAATGACGTTCCCGTTACGGTAAACGGCGCTAAAATGAATGGCTCATTACTTGGCCTTAGTGTTCTAAATGAATTTTCAAGTATTGAATTTCGTGGCGATATAATGATTTTACGCCCATAG
- a CDS encoding lytic transglycosylase domain-containing protein, with product MNINKSIAVILCSVFSISSLSNPILSFQTIASTDGVDAVVQQNNTDEPTLSEEEIAFQNWLTEFRAEALAKGISQETIDTALQGVKAPEKKIVKRDRSQPEVVQTYANYLSRRVSDWRKTKGRAMMTNHAASLKGASEAFGVQSRFIAAIWGIETNYGTVPLTIPVFNSLATLAYDKRRGPRFRREMFAALEIMEKGYADYDLMKGSWAGAMGQPQFMPENYLKYAVDQDGNGKRDIWTTNPDVFGSIGNYLKYYGWRDDQTWGRPVTIPTGSETALQGKQADGITPARFCKAYKTMGIWRDLQDWQALGVRRADGSDLPKVSIPAAIIIADKGDNQAYLVYQNFCSIMRYNPSFKYALSVGLLSDTIR from the coding sequence ATGAACATCAATAAATCGATCGCAGTAATATTATGCTCTGTTTTTTCCATATCGAGTCTTTCAAATCCCATATTATCTTTTCAAACTATTGCTTCAACCGATGGTGTTGATGCCGTAGTTCAACAAAACAATACAGACGAACCTACCTTGTCCGAGGAAGAAATTGCTTTTCAGAATTGGCTGACTGAGTTTAGGGCTGAGGCATTAGCAAAAGGCATTTCGCAGGAAACAATTGATACTGCGCTGCAAGGTGTCAAAGCACCCGAGAAGAAAATTGTAAAACGCGACAGAAGCCAACCGGAAGTCGTTCAAACCTACGCGAACTATTTGTCACGCCGCGTAAGTGACTGGCGCAAAACCAAAGGCCGGGCGATGATGACAAATCACGCGGCTTCTCTTAAAGGGGCATCGGAAGCGTTTGGTGTTCAGTCGCGCTTTATTGCCGCCATTTGGGGAATTGAAACCAACTATGGAACTGTTCCGCTTACGATCCCTGTTTTCAATTCGCTTGCAACCCTTGCATATGACAAACGTCGTGGCCCTCGTTTTAGAAGGGAAATGTTTGCTGCCTTAGAAATAATGGAAAAAGGTTATGCCGATTATGATCTAATGAAAGGGTCATGGGCCGGGGCGATGGGACAACCGCAATTTATGCCCGAAAATTACCTTAAATATGCTGTTGATCAGGACGGTAATGGTAAACGGGATATCTGGACAACAAACCCGGATGTCTTCGGCTCTATTGGTAACTATTTAAAATACTATGGCTGGCGTGATGATCAGACGTGGGGGCGGCCTGTAACGATACCTACGGGAAGTGAAACAGCACTGCAAGGGAAGCAGGCTGATGGTATAACGCCAGCCCGTTTCTGTAAGGCATACAAAACAATGGGCATATGGCGTGACCTTCAAGATTGGCAGGCCCTTGGTGTAAGGCGCGCAGATGGAAGTGATTTGCCAAAAGTGTCCATTCCAGCTGCGATCATTATCGCTGACAAAGGCGATAATCAGGCTTATCTCGTGTATCAGAATTTTTGTTCAATTATGCGGTACAATCCATCCTTTAAATATGCCCTGTCCGTTGGCCTATTGTCAGATACGATAAGGTAA
- a CDS encoding D-alanyl-D-alanine carboxypeptidase family protein, producing MNKKLLTKTTAIFAGLVIITNTLFAQSMSTPAKRAILIDATTNSILFEKDADTPFPPASMSKLMTVYMAFDAIKNGELQLDDEVVVSDSAWRDWNNRGSTMFLRARDTVTVADLLRGIIVLSGNDACVVLAEHMAGSHGVFVDWMNAKATQLGMDGSNFENANGWPAEGHVMTARDLATLSYKLVTDFPDLYPMFAETEFLYKDFRSNRFNRNPLLGRFAGADGLKTGHTEESGYGLAASAERDGRRLVLVVGGLTSVNERMRESQRLMQFGFRNFSHYPLFGAGDTVDTAEVWLGDQPSLKMVLAEDMALTMSRRQRAEMKVSVKYTNPIAAPIKKDQQVGTLIIELPNRSPITAPLLAASDVGEISGFGKITAALEHLLFGTAGRVPTAQE from the coding sequence ATGAATAAAAAGCTTTTAACGAAAACCACTGCCATTTTTGCAGGCCTCGTTATTATCACCAACACACTCTTTGCTCAAAGCATGTCAACGCCTGCCAAGCGGGCAATTTTGATTGATGCAACGACAAACAGCATTCTGTTTGAAAAAGACGCTGATACACCGTTTCCTCCTGCGTCCATGAGTAAACTGATGACCGTTTACATGGCTTTTGATGCCATCAAAAACGGCGAGCTACAATTGGATGATGAGGTCGTCGTTTCAGATAGTGCTTGGCGCGATTGGAATAACCGTGGCTCAACCATGTTTCTGCGAGCCCGTGATACGGTGACTGTTGCTGATTTGCTGCGCGGAATCATCGTGCTGTCTGGAAACGATGCCTGCGTTGTTTTGGCAGAACATATGGCGGGTTCACACGGTGTTTTTGTTGACTGGATGAACGCCAAGGCCACACAGCTTGGTATGGACGGCAGTAATTTTGAAAATGCAAACGGATGGCCGGCAGAAGGTCACGTGATGACAGCGCGTGACCTTGCGACCTTATCGTACAAGCTCGTGACTGATTTCCCTGATCTCTATCCAATGTTTGCTGAAACAGAGTTTTTGTACAAAGATTTTCGTTCAAATCGTTTTAACCGCAATCCTTTGTTGGGTCGTTTTGCGGGTGCTGATGGCTTGAAAACAGGCCACACAGAAGAATCAGGCTACGGCCTTGCAGCGTCAGCAGAGCGCGATGGTCGTCGGCTCGTTCTCGTTGTTGGAGGGCTTACCTCAGTTAATGAACGCATGCGTGAAAGCCAGCGTTTGATGCAGTTTGGTTTCAGAAACTTTAGCCATTATCCCTTATTCGGTGCAGGGGATACTGTTGACACCGCTGAGGTTTGGCTGGGTGATCAACCGTCGCTGAAAATGGTACTCGCTGAGGATATGGCCCTTACCATGTCACGCAGGCAGCGCGCTGAAATGAAGGTTAGTGTGAAATATACGAACCCAATTGCAGCTCCCATCAAAAAAGACCAGCAAGTAGGTACATTGATTATCGAGCTTCCAAACCGATCACCGATAACAGCACCGCTTCTTGCTGCCTCAGATGTTGGTGAAATCAGTGGCTTTGGCAAAATCACTGCTGCGCTCGAACATTTGCTCTTTGGAACGGCTGGCCGTGTGCCAACTGCTCAAGAATAA
- a CDS encoding PAS domain S-box protein has product MDRLTSYLVRPPILVLYVVFTLVLFIGAGIFGAEIFKYKEAEAVKRHLTKETEQISYFLAGVNNLVSANETNSNPAEIKQKFIEQLVKTYPNIRSAWIKDRSKEKVAQADTGDILHSKASFDHEIPIYALVKGEREQIGSFGIQWDLTKEYAGVDQRLKNARKYGILIGGGLFTVLFLFTGWFVFIPLRRGISHGDDILSGNLASNPVRKFGIPKELYILMKQVNRLAERMRFMQQREKEVNAVINSALDGVISIDSVGRVITFNPAAEAIFGYSAKEAIGVDMADLIVPDNLRSAHRQGMSRYLKTGEHKVLGQRIEITALHKDGHEFPVELAIESITEAEGTTFVAYLRNIAEQKETEKELSEQAKASEDLAKTKSALFTATVQEAIAPVKGLQHTLDSLKASSDLSDAQAKLLNTSDSSAKLLACIVNDLAEFSKIDVGAVELDFAPFNIRSAIDTVLQMGHEIVPVENDKLDQEIASDVPNIIIGDQQRYIQILLNIILQATNQTKNSDVMIRVKSIPVETATLMLRTEIYLNGVGISNDVREAIHAPIAEAVNNQFGLNIVLTRKLISLMGGKFDLILEKDKDAIFWFEIPVSIPNNA; this is encoded by the coding sequence ATGGATCGATTAACATCCTATTTGGTGAGGCCGCCAATATTAGTACTTTATGTTGTTTTCACGTTGGTTCTATTCATTGGCGCGGGGATTTTTGGTGCTGAAATTTTCAAATATAAAGAAGCAGAAGCAGTAAAACGCCATCTTACGAAAGAAACAGAGCAAATCAGTTATTTCCTCGCTGGGGTAAACAATCTGGTTTCAGCAAATGAAACAAACAGTAACCCCGCCGAAATCAAACAAAAATTTATTGAACAGCTGGTCAAAACGTATCCAAACATACGTTCTGCATGGATCAAGGATCGATCGAAAGAAAAAGTCGCCCAAGCCGATACTGGTGATATCCTGCATAGTAAAGCATCGTTCGATCATGAGATTCCGATTTATGCTCTAGTTAAGGGCGAGCGTGAGCAAATTGGCTCCTTTGGGATACAGTGGGACCTTACCAAAGAATATGCAGGTGTCGATCAACGGCTGAAAAATGCTCGCAAGTACGGAATTTTGATTGGTGGTGGGTTATTTACAGTCCTTTTTCTGTTTACGGGATGGTTTGTTTTTATCCCTCTCCGCAGAGGCATTTCCCATGGGGACGACATCCTTAGTGGTAACCTTGCGTCAAATCCTGTTCGCAAGTTTGGCATCCCCAAGGAACTCTACATCCTTATGAAGCAAGTTAATCGACTTGCTGAGAGAATGCGTTTCATGCAACAGCGTGAAAAAGAGGTAAATGCGGTTATAAATTCCGCCCTCGATGGGGTAATCAGTATCGATAGTGTTGGAAGAGTTATCACATTCAACCCAGCGGCAGAGGCTATTTTTGGCTATAGCGCAAAGGAGGCCATTGGTGTTGATATGGCGGACCTTATAGTCCCCGACAATTTGCGAAGTGCGCACAGGCAAGGGATGTCACGTTATCTTAAAACCGGTGAACATAAAGTTCTCGGCCAAAGAATTGAGATAACGGCCCTTCACAAAGATGGACATGAATTCCCGGTCGAATTAGCAATCGAAAGTATCACGGAAGCAGAAGGAACAACATTTGTAGCGTATCTTCGCAATATCGCAGAACAAAAAGAAACCGAAAAAGAACTAAGTGAGCAGGCAAAAGCCTCAGAAGACTTAGCAAAGACAAAATCCGCGTTATTTACCGCCACGGTTCAAGAAGCCATTGCTCCAGTAAAAGGTCTTCAGCATACGCTCGATAGTTTAAAGGCGTCATCAGATCTCTCTGACGCTCAGGCTAAGCTTCTAAATACGAGTGACAGTTCCGCAAAACTTCTGGCATGTATCGTAAATGACCTCGCCGAGTTTTCGAAAATAGATGTTGGTGCTGTTGAACTTGACTTTGCGCCCTTTAACATCCGCTCTGCGATAGATACGGTTTTGCAAATGGGGCACGAGATTGTTCCGGTTGAAAATGATAAATTGGATCAAGAAATTGCGAGCGACGTTCCGAATATAATCATTGGGGATCAACAACGTTATATTCAGATCCTATTGAATATTATACTTCAAGCAACGAACCAGACCAAAAACAGTGATGTTATGATCAGGGTCAAAAGTATTCCGGTTGAAACTGCGACACTCATGCTAAGAACCGAAATTTACCTTAATGGTGTGGGCATTTCAAACGATGTGCGGGAAGCAATACATGCCCCCATTGCAGAAGCCGTTAACAATCAATTTGGCTTAAATATTGTTCTTACCCGGAAATTGATCTCCTTGATGGGTGGTAAATTTGATCTTATTTTGGAAAAAGACAAAGATGCAATCTTCTGGTTTGAAATCCCCGTATCAATTCCAAATAATGCATAA
- a CDS encoding DNA polymerase III subunit delta', with protein MSDTESEHINHPKMNDLLFGHERAERDFLDSFNSGRLHHGWLITGPKGIGKATLAWKCAKFLLSDDDNDTSDGLFGDDLAAQATSLDIDPEKAVIQRIKSGGHGGIVVAERSVNTKTGKLRNDIVIDDIRSIISFFSRTSSEGGWRIAIIDAADEMNSNAANALLKVLEEPPEKSILFLIAHSPGKLLPTIRSRCRTLELNPLSNDSVRAMLAHRYPELDMATMNTLTAMCSGAPGRAIEMERLGGATIYQKTFQAISMAPKLNIPDIHKLATEFAAAKADAEYRLFTQIFTAFLERITKAAVLESSEVEILENENQQISRISAMARVDKWLELWEKVGHLLQRADAVNLDRKQVIVSLFSELKATTQG; from the coding sequence ATGAGCGATACTGAATCAGAACATATCAATCATCCTAAAATGAATGATTTGCTATTTGGTCATGAACGGGCGGAACGTGATTTTCTGGACAGTTTCAATAGCGGGCGTTTGCACCATGGATGGTTGATTACAGGACCAAAAGGCATTGGTAAAGCAACGCTTGCTTGGAAATGCGCAAAATTCCTATTGTCTGACGATGATAATGACACAAGCGACGGACTGTTTGGTGATGACTTGGCAGCTCAGGCGACATCACTTGATATCGATCCAGAGAAAGCGGTCATACAACGTATTAAATCCGGTGGCCACGGTGGTATTGTTGTTGCCGAACGCAGTGTAAACACCAAAACAGGCAAACTTCGTAATGACATCGTTATTGATGATATTCGAAGCATCATCAGTTTCTTTTCAAGAACCAGTTCGGAAGGTGGCTGGCGTATCGCGATTATTGATGCGGCTGATGAGATGAACAGCAATGCCGCTAACGCACTCTTAAAAGTACTGGAAGAGCCGCCGGAAAAATCAATTCTTTTTTTAATTGCCCATTCCCCGGGCAAATTGCTGCCGACAATTAGAAGCCGCTGCCGGACGCTTGAGTTAAATCCGCTCTCAAATGATAGTGTACGTGCCATGCTCGCACATCGTTATCCAGAACTGGATATGGCAACAATGAACACGTTAACTGCTATGTGTTCTGGTGCACCCGGCCGGGCGATAGAAATGGAACGTCTTGGCGGCGCAACCATCTATCAAAAGACATTTCAGGCTATAAGTATGGCCCCTAAGCTGAACATTCCTGATATTCATAAGCTAGCGACTGAATTTGCGGCAGCAAAGGCCGATGCCGAATATCGGCTTTTTACACAAATCTTTACGGCATTTTTGGAGCGAATTACCAAGGCCGCAGTGCTGGAAAGCAGTGAAGTAGAAATACTTGAGAACGAAAATCAGCAAATATCGCGAATTTCCGCAATGGCGAGGGTTGATAAGTGGCTGGAGCTGTGGGAAAAGGTGGGGCATTTATTACAACGGGCCGACGCTGTTAACCTTGACCGCAAACAAGTGATAGTTTCCTTGTTTTCAGAATTAAAAGCAACGACCCAAGGCTAA